One genomic region from Leifsonia sp. Root1293 encodes:
- a CDS encoding DUF4193 domain-containing protein — MATDYDAPRKTDDDSESIEALKERVPDKMSGVVDVEDADNPGGFELPGADLSDLDLDVVVLPPQADEFTCVNCFLVKHRSQIDHDSKLGPVCLECAA; from the coding sequence ATGGCAACGGATTACGACGCACCGCGAAAGACTGACGACGACTCCGAGTCGATCGAAGCACTCAAGGAGCGAGTACCCGACAAGATGTCCGGCGTCGTCGACGTCGAAGACGCCGACAACCCCGGCGGTTTCGAGCTGCCCGGTGCAGACCTCTCCGATCTTGACCTCGACGTGGTCGTGCTGCCTCCCCAGGCAGACGAATTCACCTGCGTGAACTGCTTCCTCGTGAAGCACCGCTCGCAGATCGACCACGACAGCAAGCTCGGCCCGGTGTGCCTGGAGTGCGCCGCCTAG
- a CDS encoding DUF3093 domain-containing protein, producing MPLYRERLWPAPWLFISTALVIPASILVLAPISLTAGIITAVVLYAGCVAGLVLSAPVVAVEDGVLHAAKASIPLSLVGEATSYSGQAAWRERGPNLDARAWLMIRGYVDDVVKVPLLPAAEDPAPYWIVSSRHGRELAAAINGSQRPVESNDDVS from the coding sequence ATGCCCCTCTACCGCGAACGCCTCTGGCCTGCTCCGTGGCTGTTCATATCGACAGCTCTCGTCATCCCGGCATCGATCCTCGTGCTGGCCCCGATCTCACTGACGGCCGGCATCATCACGGCCGTCGTGCTCTACGCCGGGTGCGTGGCCGGCCTGGTGCTGTCAGCGCCGGTCGTCGCGGTCGAGGACGGCGTGCTGCACGCGGCGAAGGCGTCGATCCCGCTCTCCCTCGTGGGTGAGGCGACCTCTTACAGCGGGCAGGCCGCTTGGCGCGAGCGGGGACCCAACCTCGACGCCAGAGCCTGGCTGATGATCCGCGGCTACGTCGACGACGTGGTGAAGGTGCCACTGCTTCCGGCCGCTGAGGATCCGGCGCCCTATTGGATCGTCTCGAGTCGCCACGGACGAGAACTGGCCGCTGCGATCAATGGATCGCAACGGCCAGTCGAGTCGAACGACGATGTGTCCTAG
- the dut gene encoding dUTP diphosphatase, with amino-acid sequence MADSVEVLITASILPSYSHPGDAGADLHSSEALVLEPGQRATVGTGVAIALPDGYAAFVVPRSGLASKHGITIVNSPGTVDAGYRGEIKVALLNTDSSMPYSVAVGDRIAQLIIMPVTRARFIEVERLPGSDRGEGGFGSTGTAARTASDSTAGVNA; translated from the coding sequence GTGGCAGATTCCGTCGAGGTCCTCATCACAGCGTCCATCCTCCCGAGCTACTCCCACCCGGGCGACGCTGGAGCCGACCTGCATTCATCAGAGGCACTCGTGCTCGAACCCGGCCAGCGGGCCACCGTCGGAACCGGAGTCGCGATCGCCCTGCCCGACGGCTACGCGGCCTTCGTCGTCCCGCGCAGTGGGCTGGCATCGAAGCACGGCATCACGATCGTCAATTCACCCGGAACGGTCGATGCCGGATACCGGGGCGAGATCAAGGTCGCGCTGCTCAACACCGACTCATCGATGCCGTACTCTGTCGCAGTCGGCGATCGCATCGCCCAATTGATCATCATGCCCGTCACCCGGGCCCGCTTCATCGAGGTCGAACGCCTCCCCGGAAGCGACCGGGGTGAGGGCGGATTCGGTTCCACGGGCACAGCCGCCCGCACGGCATCCGACTCGACCGCAGGAGTGAACGCGTGA
- a CDS encoding DUF3710 domain-containing protein, which produces MSDIETVGDIPVDQPKSAPEDRAENGPFDEAEASPVRPYVDLGGVKILPREGLHLRLEIEEESKRVVAIGLDYANSTLQVQPFAAPRSSGLWHEIRDQISDQIAKQGGTTTLREGPFGPELLAQIPVASATATPGTTRLARFIGVDGPRWFLRGVIAGEGAVNADAAAAVEDLFRSIVVVRGTTPMPPRDLIPLRMPANPAGDTTTSV; this is translated from the coding sequence GTGAGTGACATCGAGACCGTCGGCGACATCCCCGTCGACCAGCCCAAGTCAGCCCCCGAGGACCGCGCGGAGAACGGTCCGTTCGATGAGGCCGAGGCCAGCCCGGTTCGTCCCTACGTCGACCTCGGGGGAGTGAAGATCCTCCCGCGCGAGGGCCTGCACCTGCGCCTCGAGATCGAGGAGGAGTCCAAGCGCGTCGTGGCCATCGGTCTCGACTACGCCAACTCGACCTTGCAGGTGCAGCCGTTCGCCGCACCGCGATCGAGCGGCCTGTGGCACGAGATCCGCGACCAGATCAGCGACCAGATCGCCAAGCAGGGCGGTACCACGACCCTGCGCGAAGGTCCGTTCGGGCCCGAACTGCTGGCGCAGATCCCGGTCGCCAGCGCGACCGCGACACCTGGCACCACCCGTCTGGCGCGATTCATCGGCGTCGACGGACCCCGCTGGTTCCTCCGCGGAGTCATCGCAGGCGAAGGAGCGGTGAATGCCGATGCCGCGGCCGCCGTCGAGGACCTGTTCCGCAGCATCGTCGTCGTGCGCGGCACGACGCCCATGCCCCCGCGCGACCTGATCCCGCTGCGCATGCCGGCGAATCCCGCCGGAGACACCACGACCAGTGTCTGA